CTACTCCGCTTCTCATGCGAGTGTCGCTAGGCGGGGGCCGGCATCAGAAACCATTCCTTCGAAAGTGCGTGAGACCGTAAAGAGAGCGTGCCAACCACCTTCGTAGCGACGGCAGACATATCTCCTACCAAGACGGTGCAGCAATCGCCTTGATCCTCGCCCATAAGGCGTCCGCCATATCGTTCTGCCAGGTCGCCCCGAGTAGCCGTTTAAGTTGCTGGTCACGCCCGCAGGCGGCTTCGATGCGCTCGATAAGCTGCTCACCGTGGGCAACCAGCAGGTCCTCAAGTGGCCCAGCAGCCAGGTTGGAAAGAATCAGGTCACTTCCATCCAGGCGCCGGATCTCCTCAATCATCGCCCACCCCTTCTCCGGATCCTCGATGACCAGCTCATGGGCACTGCAGAATGCCCAGAACAACGCTTCGCGCTCAGGAGACTCCTCTGCAAGGCGGTGAAGCGCTATCCAGGAAGCAGCGATCTCGCCAATGCCCCGCTCTTCAATGGCCATGCTCGCCCTGGTCATCGTCATCAAGTCCTACGCCCGCTCGGGCAACGAATTCAATTTCATCATCTTCCTCCGGGTAATGGACCATACCAGCGCCCGCGGTTTCGATCATAACGCCGCTCGACAGAAAGCCACCGCCTACCAGTTCTTTCTTGGTAAGCCAGCCTTCGTAGCCGCTCAGGCACTCCCACTTTTCGTAATCGCAGATCACGACGCCCTTGTCACCCTCAAGAAGAACGGAGTCTCCGACGCGAATCCTGCGTCCATTGCTCACGTAGCTCACAGTACCCTCCAAGCAACTGAGACGTGCATCCACAGGGCGCACCGACTTCCATCCATTACGGAATTGACGCCACTCCAAATGGACCTCGAACGAGAAGACACTCTGTTCACAGCTGGAACGTAGCAGCCGAACGTCACACGTATGGATCAAAGTCCAACGATGCACCGCACGACGCAATAGCTTTAATCAGTTCAGCGGGAAGATAGAGGGCTGCATGGATGCCGCGTTCACTGGAGAGGCGAACGCCAACCTGCGGGTCCCACAATGCAATGTCTTCCCCCACCTGTTGAGTCGCGCCGGCGATTGCCTCAGCTACAGTGGCTTGTAGATCGTCTAGCGTGTACCACTGACGACTCAAACGAGAGAGGACAACCTCCTTTCCAGAGGTAGGCGAGTCGCCAACAAAAACTACGACGAGTTCCGGCCGTGCTACGGACTCCCCTCGATATGCTTCTTGTGCCTCGTCTTGCTCGACTATTGTGGCAACGGAGCAATGGTCGAAGTCCAAGGAGGCGGAGGCGTACGCTATCTGACCAATCCTCGCTGCGGAAAGGTTAAGGCAAGGCCTGAGCCCCTCGTCGCTCCGGACACGAACTTTAAGGCGTGGGCTAAGCGTTCGCAGCCCGTCTGCCAGAGTTGCGACAGCGTTCCCAAGTACACACCCAACCAACGACGCCACATTCTCAATCGTGTATTTGTCGCTGTCCATCTGGGCGATGATTACTTCCTGATCACTAGCTGGATGAGTCCCGAGTAACTCTACGAGCACCTCATGACTATTCACTTCCATCGGTAGTTTGTCTCCTCGACTACAGGTCCCCTACATCCCATACGCTTGACAACTATACGCCCGTCGTCGCAACCACATAGATCGTAGAAGGAGATACCCTTGTTGGTCCCGAGCCAATCCTCTTTAACCGCGTGCCCATCAATTCCTGCACGCCGCAGCAATGCCGTATCAAGCTTTTTGTCGCACCGCTCACCATCCTCCGGGCAGAAGGCTTCACCAGCGGCTCTTCCGGCCTTCTGACCTGCAATTCCCCCGACGAATCCACCCGCTGCAGCCCCCGAAAGTCCGCCTGCACCCGCACAAACCAAGGCGCCAGGCCCGGTGACACTACATGCGGCGCCACCACCTGCGGCACCGAGATTGCCACCAAGAACTGCTCCTCCGAGTGTCCCGCAGACCACACCTACAACCTCTGCCGCAACTACGCACCGCTTGTTTTTCTCGAGTCCGAGCGGATCAGCGAAGCTCAGCGGGGCTGAGCCAACGTATGCATATGTACTCGGGCCACCTTGCAAGCCAATGGGATCACTTTGTGAATAGCGCCCCGACTTGGCCTCGTAGTCTCTGAAATAGTTGTAGCTCAGCCCTGACGTCAACTCGTATCGCTGCCCAGGAAAGCGAAGGTCGAACGTCACCGCCATTCCATTCTGATCAGGATCCTCGGAGGGGGCGGCTGATCCGAACGCCTCAGCCAGCATGCTCCAACTCCAAACTGCCACATCACGCTGCGGATCGATTACAGCGCGTGGCGAACCCAGATGGTCGGATTCGATGTAGAAGATTCTTCCGGCTTGTAACAGCCCCACCGGCCGCGATCCGAGCCATACGACCTGCTGGGCAGGGGCACCGCTCTCTGCATATCTGCCCAACCACTCACCACCCTGCCCATGCAGGTGCAGCGCTCTTTCAGCGCCCGCCTGCTGCAGGACACGCTGTCTAGCGGCGTTGTGACGGTAGGTGGCCTGCACGGAAGCCGCATCGGTCGAACTACTCAGCTGACCAGCAAGGTCATAGGCGTACTGCCACTCACTCCCGATTGTCAGGGTATTGCCCGCTGTATCGTACGTGCGAGTAGCTCCATGCACTGACGTTAAGCGGTGACTATCAGCCGCGTAGACATACGACTGGGTTCCCGCCGAGTTTGCAAAGCTCAGCCGATTGCCAGTAGCGTCATAGCTGTACTGCTCAATCGCCACCCCAGTCTGCGCGTCTTTGAACGCAGTCAGGCGCCCCAGTGCGTCGTAGTCCAGCGTCGCACCCTGCCCTTGCTGACCCACATCGGTCAGCGAGGCCATGTTGCCCACCGGATCGAACCCAAACGCAACATTCAGCCCATCGCGCGCGTCGCTGATGGCGACCGGGCGATAGTCCTGGTCGTAGCTACGGTCCAGCCGGCGACCATTGCCGAACGTCCAGGTATTCACCGGGCCGAAGGGCAGCGTCTTCAGGCCCTGCAGGAGCACTTCCCGGACGCCACCAGCCGGGGTGACCCCAATGCTTGTAACCTGGCCAAGCGCATCGTAGCCATAGTCGACCAAGCTGCCGTCCGGGTAGGTCATGGACTGCAGTCGGCCAGAGGCCTCGTAGGCATAGCGCAGCGTCAACGCCTGACCGTCCGTTACCTGCACGCGGCGGACAAGATCGCCCATGAGGTTGTAGCAGTAGTCCGTGCGACCGCTGGGGTCGATCATGCTGGCGAGCCGGCCCACGCCTGCACGCTCGCCTTCGGCGCATTGACTGGAAGGCTGGTCGTAGACGTAGTGGATGTCGGCTTCAGGGTCGATGAACGTAACCGCCGTGGCGCGTCCCAGTGCGTCATAGCTGTAGTTCGCCGTTACCCCGCGCGCATCCGTCCGGGTCAGCACGTTGCCCGCGCTGTCGTAGGTGAAGGTTGTCGTTCCGGTGTCTGGGCTGACCTGGGTCAGGACGTCGCCGAATCCGTTTCGGGCGTAGGTCGTCTTCAATCCCTTGGGGTCGATGACTTCGGTCAGATTATCCAGCGGGTCGTACTTGAACTGGCTTTGGGCGCCTATTCCACCCACGTCCTGGCGGGAGCGTGCGACACGATTCAGCGCGTCGTACGCATAGTCAGTGACGCGACCCAGTGCATCTGTGACCGAAACTTTGTTGCCGTTCCCATCGTAGGCAAAGTCTATGGGGTTGGCGGAAGCGTCTGCCTGAGTCGCCAGCTCGCCGCGCTGATTGAAGATTCGACTCTGGGTTCGGGTAAGCACGCCGGCGGCATCATGGGTGTTCTCGGCAACGCGATTGCCTGCGTTGTCCAGCACGTACTCGATGCTGTTGCCTACGTTGTCGATCACCTCGATCAGCCGGTGGGCAGCGTCATAGCGGTAGCTGACAAAGCTGCCATCAGGCTGGGTGACACGCTTGGTCAAGCCCGTAGGCCAGTACTCGGTGTGGGTTGTACGGTCAGAACCGCCGCCGGCACCCTGCACGCGAGCGGTCGTCATCCAGCCACGATGGTTGTACTCGAAGCTGGTGATCAGACCATCCGCGCCCTTCTGCGAGGTGACGCGTCCTGCGCTGTCATAGCCCAGATACTCTACCGCTTGACCCACCGGGTTGATCACCTTCCAGAGGTCACCCTTCCGATGGGTGCAGTTGCCGGAGGTCAACGAGCATGTGGGTGCGTCCGTTGGATAGTACTGGTACTGGGTGGTATCAGACGCGTCTGTACGCGGACCGTCGACGGAGCTCACCAGGCCAACGAAGGGGCAGTAGCCGGCACCGACGTCCGCACTCTCGCAGTATGCCGTTGTCGAAATACGCTCGGCTCCCGTTGTCGGGTCTTCCTGGATCAGCTGGGAAAGTTGGCCACGAGCGTTGTAGGTCGAGCGTGACCTGCTCGCGACGACGCCCTGGGCGTCCAGCGTACGTTTCTCAAGGGGCAAACTCAGTGCACCATCCCAGTCGCTCTGGTTCGTGCGCTGCTCGGATTTGCCACTGGCGCTGATTGTGGAGGTGAGGAAGGCGCCGCTGTACCCAAACTGGGTAATGGCGCCCCTACGATCTGCCCTCTGTAGCAGACGGCCCTGAGAATCGTAGGTTGTCGCGTCCATACCCCCGGAGTCCGTGACGGACAGTGGTGTACGGTAGAAATCACCGGCGAACACATACTGCCTGATCTCACCGGAGGCGGTCTTGACGGAAACGTGCTGGTCGTCCTGATAGGAAAGGTAAGTTCCTTCGACCTTACCCACGTTCCCATGCAGCTCGCTGGAAATGACCCTGCTCCAGCGGTCGTAGCCAAAGCTGGCATAGCGCGCACCGTCCTCAGACGTTATGCCGGTCAGCAGGTAAGGATTGAGGGTCGGCGTCAAACCCGACTCGCCCCAGTGATAGCGCTTCACATGGCCCGCGCCATAGTCAACAGCCAGCAGCGAACCCAGCTCATCCTGCGTGTAGAGGATCAGGTTGCCGTCCGGCAGCCTGATCCATTTCAACCGACCGTCTTCGTACTCGAAGTCTACAGTGCGGCCAGTGACATCGCGGATGCTGGCGATGCGCGCCAGCTGCGGGATGTTGGCCACAGGCTCATACGCTATGTAAACATCGTTGGAAGGGTTGTTCAGATCCTGCACCCTCACCAACTTGCCGTCACCGTCGAAGCTGCGGACCTCGCCCCTTGCATCGCGCAGCACGTAGAGTGAATCGGATACGCGCGTCAGGATGGTTCCGGTCGCCTTGCCAACGGAATACACATCCGTCGCGACCTGGGTCAGCTTCGCGTAATAGCCCTCATCAGAGATCAGGTACTTGTACGGGAATTGGAGGCGGCTGCTGTAGGTGAAGGTCCAGCCCACAGGGAACTGGTGCGGCAGATTTACCTGGCGAAGGGAGTGGTAATAGCGGTTGAACACCCGGCCGGCGAACTCGAAATCCGGCTCAACGCGCGATTTATCGCCATTGTCAGGGTGACATGGATTCTTGTTAGCGGCGCAGGAAGCGGTCTGTGTGATCTTGCGGAGCGTGATGTACGGAATCGAGCGGTTCGGCGCACACACGCGGTCCATCGACGGCGTAAGAGAGTTCTCGCCCTGGAAGCCCTCTGGGCAAACATAGGACTGGAACTTCGCGAGCTCGATGCTACGGTGATCTGGCGGCACATTGCCCCAGCCCTCACAGTACAGGTCCCATTCCAGGGTCCTGTTCGGCGGCACATAGTTGACGTAACCGGAGGTACCCGGCGTATTGGCAACATGCCATACGGGTGTAGGGCTGTAGTCGCCTGCGACGCGGATGTTGGTGTAGGTACACTGCGCCGTGTTGACCAGATAGGTAGCCTTGTACTGCTCAATTGCCGGCGCCTCGGCAAGGCACAACAATGGAAAGTATGGATCACCCGTCGCCTCAAGGCCGGGACACATTGGCGTGGAGTTCTGCCAGCCCGCGATACGGTAAGCGGGCGGATACAGAATACGGGGCGCCTGGTTGTCCACCCGATAGTTGATGCGGAGAGAGTCCGGACCGTATTTCCCGGCTTCAGTCTTGTCCTGGCGCAACAGCCCACGGTAAACGGGCACAGCGTCTTCCATAGCCTGCTCTGCTTCACGCAGACTCTTGAAGCAACCACATGTCGAGGCGCAGTAGTTGTCGACCGTAGGCGCGCTGGATGGAGGAAGGTCGGCCGCTACGGCAAATCCCGACGCCCCCATCAAAATTGCGACGAACACACCCCAGCCACTCGCACTGAACGTGCGGACCCCGTTGCGCATGTGTAATCCCCTGACCACCGCCAATAACCTCGCTCCATTGGCGGCTGTCGGGCGCTGCGGCGTCAGACCATCCATGGGGCACCAACTGTGGAGACTAGCGGCGCTGCCCGCGCCTCCGCAAGGGACTTGTCGATCTTAGGAGACATCCCCTGGGCAGTATGGAACCTACCTCACAGTTCCAAAGGCTTGCCATCCAGTCGCAGCCCGTCTGCACACCTGCGGCAGGTCGGCGTACTGATCAGTAAACATCAACAAAGTACCGCCCCTGCACTTCAAGCCTCCTGGCTAGCGTCTCCGCTGATATGCGCCCTTCGGCCAAATGATCCTCAAGCATCAACGTTGCAAAACTGTCTACCTTCGGTGGAAGTACTGAGTTAACCCTTAGTGCCAACCCAGCACCGGCTTCGCTTTCTTCCAGCAAAGCAATCAGTGTGCCTGGTGTTGCTGAGCCAGGCGTCTCGATGTAACCGGTGACACACCCGTATGCCTGCGTGGGTGAGTAGAACAGGGAAAAATCGAATCTATACTTCATCATCGCCCCCAAGGGTGGTCTGGCACCAGTATTCCAGTGACCATCGCCTCCTCCTCTCTCATGTCGCACCCCATGCTAATTCCAAGCGCAATCATTTCTTTGATTGTTGAGATTCGCCATTTCAGGTCATCAGCATGACCGAGCCAGGTGGTCGACGTTCCGGTGACGGCGGGATTTCTGGTGGAATACGCATAATCGTACAGCTTTCTGTCGCTCAGCATGTTGTTTTGTTTTTCCCGCGCCTGCGAAATGGCCGTCTGCGTCACTCGCTTTAATTCAGCACAAGGGTCGTCCTGCCCTTCGCAGTATCGGTCACAGAGTGATTCCTGCTTGCCCTTCAGTCCTCTTGGCCGCGCACCCTTTTGGATGCAACCAGTTGCCCAGCACCATGACGAGGCGACAAGTCCTGACCCTAAAATAGGAGGAGCAAGTCTCGGACCGATCGAACCGGCCTCCCTACACGGCCCCGCACCATATTTTAGACAGAACTGTTCAGGTGTTGTTGTCTGCAAGCCGAACGGATCAGTTCCAGAAAACGGATCGGAGCGCACGTAGCCGTATGTACTTACCCCTCCGTTTAGACCAATTGGGTCGCTTTGCACGTAACGGCCAATGGCGGAATCATAGTCGCGATAGTAGTTCTGACTCAGTCCGCTCCCTTCATCGAAGAGCTGGCCCGGAAAGCGCAAGTCGAACTTCTGATCTTTACCATCTAGATCCGGATCGTTGGAGGGCGCGTTTGTTCCAAACGCCTCCTCAAGAAGGCTCCAACTCCATACAGTGACATCTCGTTGAGGCTCGATAATGGCTCGTGGCGAGCCGAGATGGTCAGATTCGATATACAGCAGTGCCCCTGCCTGAATGAGTGCTACGGGCCGGGAGCCCAGCCATATCACCTGATGCGCGGGGATACCATTCCTATACGCGCCCAGCCATTGGCCCTCCTCACCATGAAGGTTCAATGTGTGTTCGCCGCCTGAAATTTGCAGCGCTCGTTGCCCAGTGCCATTGTGGAGGTAGCTTGCCTGCGATGAGCCGGGTCGAGTTGCATTGCCAAGCCGACCCGCCAGATCGTATACGTACTGCCACTCGCCCCCAACGGTGAGGGTGTTTCCCATGGCATCGTACGTGCGCGGAACACCGCCCACCGACATCAGCCGATGACTGTCCGCCGAGTAGGTGTACGCCTGCACGCCAGCCGAATTCGTAAAGCTAAGCCGATTGCCAGTAGCGTCATAGCTGTACTGCTCAATCGCCACCCCAGTCTGCGCGTCTTTGAACGCAGTCAGGCGCCCCAGTGCGTCGTAGTCCAGCGTCGCACCCTGCCCTTGCTGGCCCACATCGGTCAGCGAGGTGATGTTGCCCACCGGATCGAACCCAAACGCAATATTCAGCCCATCGCGCGCATCGCTGATGGCGACCGGGCGATAGTCCTGGTCGTAGGTGCGGTCCAGTCGGCGGCCATTCCCGAAGGTCCAGGTCTTCACCGGGCCGAAGGGCAGCGTCTTCAGGCCCTGCAGGAGCACTTCCCGGACGCCACCAGCCGGGGTGACCCCAATGCTTGTAACCTGGCCAAGCGCATCGTAGCCATAGTCGACCAAGCTGCCGTCCGGGTAGGTCATGGACTGCAGTCGGCCAGAGGCCTCGTAGGCATAGCGCAGCGTCAACGCCTGACCGTCCGTTACCTGCACGCGGCGGACAAGATCGCCCATGAGGTTGTAGCAGTAGTCCGTGCGACCGCTGGGGTCGATCATGCTGGCGAGCCGGCCCACGCCTGCACGCTCGCCTTCTACGCAGTGGCTGGAGTGCTGGTCGTAGACGTAGTGGATGTCGGCGGCGGGGTCGATGAAGCTCACCGCCGTGGTGCGGCCCAGCGCGTCGTAGGTGTAGGTGGCCGTTACCCCGCGCGCGTCCGTTCGGGTCTGCACGTTGCCTGCGCTGTCGTAAGTGAAGGTCGTCGTACCGGTGTCCGGACTGACCTGGGTGGTCAGATCGCCCAAGCCGTTGTAGGCGTAGCTGGTCTTCAGGCCCTTCGGGTCGGTGACCTCGACCAGGTTGTCCTGCGTGTCATGTACGAACTTGGTCTCGGCCGCAATTCCATCCGAATCCTGCAGGGTGCGCTTGAGCCGGTTCAGTGGGTCGTATTCGGACTGCGTCTTTCGCTGGAGGGCATCCGTGACCGAAACGGTGTTTCCGCTGGCGTCGTAGCTGAAGTCGGTAGGATTTGCCGAGGCGTCAGCTTGGGTGATCAGCTGGCCCAGCTGATTGTAGACGCGGGTGAGGGTTCGCTTGAGATCACCGGCGGCGTCTTTAATGTCTTCGCCAATACGGTTGCCAGCGTTGTCCAAGGTGTAGTGGATGGTGTTTCCCACGTTGTCGACGACATCGGTCAGGCGATGGGCGGCATCGTAGGTGTAGGCCGTAAACGCCCCATCGGGCTGAGTGACCTGCTTGATCAATCCATTGGGCCAGTAGGCTATGCGCGTGATGCGGTCGTCAGACTCGGTCGAATCGTCGGCACCGCGCACCTTAGTGGCGGTCAGCCAGCCGCGCGGGTGGTACTCGAAGTGGGTGATGAGCCCTGCCCCGTCCCCGGACCGACAGCGATCGGCCTTCGCCATCGTAGGACAGGGTTTCACTGACGTGACCAAGCGCGTCTGTGACCTTCCACAGGTCGCCCTTGCGATACGGGCATGTGGCGGGTGCGCTGACGCAGCTGGGGTCGTCCGACATGCGGTAGGTGTATATGGTGATGTCGGCCACGTCCGTGCGCGGCCCATCTACTGTCTTGACCAGGCCCAGCAGCGGGCAAGTTCCAGCTGCGACGTCGCCCGCCTCGCAGTAGGTTGTGGTCTCCACGCGCAACGCGCCAGCGGCGTCGCTCTGCGTGGTCTTCGTGGCTCTGCCTTACTGCGCCTGAATATCAGGAGGCGCGAGCGCTGTCCAATCTCGATGTTCGAGGCTGGGATGAAGGTCTCGAAATGGTCCCCTGGCAGCAAGTAGCGTCCTTGACTAACTCCACGGCCAAGGTCGGACCAACGAGGGCATTTGCGCCTTCTTTCGCCGGCGCTGGCACTGGCACTGGTGCGAAGTGAATCAACTCGCGGCCACCGTGCGGGCGCCAGCACTACAAACCGAAAGGCCCTGCAATGCAGGGCCTTGGTACGTCAGACCAATCGGCTGGTCTACGCGGTCAATCCTTGGTAACGCGGTTGATCTCAGCCAGGCTGGTAGTACCCGCAGCCGCCTTTACCAGCGCCGACTGCCGCAGATCATTGATCCCCGCCCGCTGCGCCGCCTCGGCAATCTGGATGGCATTACCACCTTCCAGCACGATCACTGCGATCTCCTCGCTCATCGGCATGACCTGATAGATACCGGTACGGCCCTTGTAGCCCTCGGTGCATTCTTCGCAGCCGACCGGCTCGTACAGGGTGATGCCCGCGTCCAGTTGGGCCTGCGTGAACCCTTCGGCCAGCAGCGCGTTGTCCGGCAGGTTCGCTGGGCGCTTGCAGTTGCTGCACAGGCGACGTGCCAGGCGCTGGGCGATGACCAGGGTCACCGAGCTGGTGATGTTGAACGGGGCGATACCCATGTTCATCAGACGCGCGATGGTCTGCGGGCCGTCGTTGGTATGCAGGGTGGACAGCACCATATGGCCGGTCTGCGCGGCCTTGACCGCGATTTCGGCGGTTTCCAGATCTCGGATTTCGCCGACCATGATGACGTCCGGATCCTGTCGCAGGAACGAGCGCAAGGCCGCGGCGAAGGTCATGCCGCGCTTCACGTTCTGCTGCACCTGGTTCACACCGGGCAGGCGAATTTCGACCGGATCTTCCGCCGTGGAAATATTGCGGGTCTCGTCGTTGAGGATGCCCAGCGCGGTGTACAGCGACACCGTCTTACCCGAACCGGTCGGGCCGGTGACCAGCACCATGCCGTACGGCTTGTGGATGGCGTCCAGGAACAGCTTCTGCTGCTCGGGCTCGTAGCCCAGCTTGTCGATACCCAGCTTGGCGGCGCTGCCATCCAGGATACGCAGCACCACCTTTTCGCCGAACAGCGTCGGCAGGGTGCTCACGCGGAAGTCGATCTGCTTGGTCTTGGACAGGTTGAGCTTGATGCGTCCGTCCTGCGGGACGCGCTTTTCGGCGATATCCAGCTGGGACATGACCTTCAGACGCGCCGCGATGCGCTGGTTGAGCTTGACCGGGGCCTTGG
This portion of the Stenotrophomonas aracearum genome encodes:
- a CDS encoding RHS repeat-associated core domain-containing protein — protein: MDGLTPQRPTAANGARLLAVVRGLHMRNGVRTFSASGWGVFVAILMGASGFAVAADLPPSSAPTVDNYCASTCGCFKSLREAEQAMEDAVPVYRGLLRQDKTEAGKYGPDSLRINYRVDNQAPRILYPPAYRIAGWQNSTPMCPGLEATGDPYFPLLCLAEAPAIEQYKATYLVNTAQCTYTNIRVAGDYSPTPVWHVANTPGTSGYVNYVPPNRTLEWDLYCEGWGNVPPDHRSIELAKFQSYVCPEGFQGENSLTPSMDRVCAPNRSIPYITLRKITQTASCAANKNPCHPDNGDKSRVEPDFEFAGRVFNRYYHSLRQVNLPHQFPVGWTFTYSSRLQFPYKYLISDEGYYAKLTQVATDVYSVGKATGTILTRVSDSLYVLRDARGEVRSFDGDGKLVRVQDLNNPSNDVYIAYEPVANIPQLARIASIRDVTGRTVDFEYEDGRLKWIRLPDGNLILYTQDELGSLLAVDYGAGHVKRYHWGESGLTPTLNPYLLTGITSEDGARYASFGYDRWSRVISSELHGNVGKVEGTYLSYQDDQHVSVKTASGEIRQYVFAGDFYRTPLSVTDSGGMDATTYDSQGRLLQRADRRGAITQFGYSGAFLTSTISASGKSEQRTNQSDWDGALSLPLEKRTLDAQGVVASRSRSTYNARGQLSQLIQEDPTTGAERISTTAYCESADVGAGYCPFVGLVSSVDGPRTDASDTTQYQYYPTDAPTCSLTSGNCTHRKGDLWKVINPVGQAVEYLGYDSAGRVTSQKGADGLITSFEYNHRGWMTTARVQGAGGGSDRTTHTEYWPTGLTKRVTQPDGSFVSYRYDAAHRLIEVIDNVGNSIEYVLDNAGNRVAENTHDAAGVLTRTQSRIFNQRGELATQADASANPIDFAYDGNGNKVSVTDALGRVTDYAYDALNRVARSRQDVGGIGAQSQFKYDPLDNLTEVIDPKGLKTTYARNGFGDVLTQVSPDTGTTTFTYDSAGNVLTRTDARGVTANYSYDALGRATAVTFIDPEADIHYVYDQPSSQCAEGERAGVGRLASMIDPSGRTDYCYNLMGDLVRRVQVTDGQALTLRYAYEASGRLQSMTYPDGSLVDYGYDALGQVTSIGVTPAGGVREVLLQGLKTLPFGPVNTWTFGNGRRLDRSYDQDYRPVAISDARDGLNVAFGFDPVGNMASLTDVGQQGQGATLDYDALGRLTAFKDAQTGVAIEQYSYDATGNRLSFANSAGTQSYVYAADSHRLTSVHGATRTYDTAGNTLTIGSEWQYAYDLAGQLSSSTDAASVQATYRHNAARQRVLQQAGAERALHLHGQGGEWLGRYAESGAPAQQVVWLGSRPVGLLQAGRIFYIESDHLGSPRAVIDPQRDVAVWSWSMLAEAFGSAAPSEDPDQNGMAVTFDLRFPGQRYELTSGLSYNYFRDYEAKSGRYSQSDPIGLQGGPSTYAYVGSAPLSFADPLGLEKNKRCVVAAEVVGVVCGTLGGAVLGGNLGAAGGGAACSVTGPGALVCAGAGGLSGAAAGGFVGGIAGQKAGRAAGEAFCPEDGERCDKKLDTALLRRAGIDGHAVKEDWLGTNKGISFYDLCGCDDGRIVVKRMGCRGPVVEETNYRWK
- the pilB gene encoding type IV-A pilus assembly ATPase PilB, with product MNAIVTANLVGITGIARRLVQDGALDEASARDAMAKAAAAKQPLPQYFAEKKVVTPAQLAAANALEFGMPLLDVNVFDSSQSAISLVSEELLRKHHVLPLFKRGGKLFIGTSDPTHSLDEIKFHTNLVVEPILVDEDQIRRTLEQWQSKHDTLGGSLGGDDEGMGDLDVSVGDEEGGTTDSGVDAKGDDTPVVKFVNKVLVDAIRKGASDIHFEPYEDDYRVRFRIDGLLKNVAKAPVKLNQRIAARLKVMSQLDIAEKRVPQDGRIKLNLSKTKQIDFRVSTLPTLFGEKVVLRILDGSAAKLGIDKLGYEPEQQKLFLDAIHKPYGMVLVTGPTGSGKTVSLYTALGILNDETRNISTAEDPVEIRLPGVNQVQQNVKRGMTFAAALRSFLRQDPDVIMVGEIRDLETAEIAVKAAQTGHMVLSTLHTNDGPQTIARLMNMGIAPFNITSSVTLVIAQRLARRLCSNCKRPANLPDNALLAEGFTQAQLDAGITLYEPVGCEECTEGYKGRTGIYQVMPMSEEIAVIVLEGGNAIQIAEAAQRAGINDLRQSALVKAAAGTTSLAEINRVTKD
- a CDS encoding DUF6869 domain-containing protein → MAIEERGIGEIAASWIALHRLAEESPEREALFWAFCSAHELVIEDPEKGWAMIEEIRRLDGSDLILSNLAAGPLEDLLVAHGEQLIERIEAACGRDQQLKRLLGATWQNDMADALWARIKAIAAPSW